The following proteins are encoded in a genomic region of Pseudomonas saponiphila:
- the murD gene encoding UDP-N-acetylmuramoyl-L-alanine--D-glutamate ligase, with amino-acid sequence MSLIASDHFRIIVGLGKSGMSLVRFLANRGVAFAVADTRENPPELATLRRDYPQVEVRCGELDVDFLCRADELYVSPGLALATPALQAAAARGVKLSGDIELFARNAKAPIVAISGSNAKSTVTTLVGEMAAAAGKRVAVGGNLGTPALDLLSDDVELYVMELSSFQLETTDQLGAEVATVLNISEDHMDRYSGLPAYHLAKHRIFRGARQVVVNRQDALTRPLLSENLPCWSFGLGKPDFKGFGLREENGEKYLAFEFQNLLPVRELKIRGAHNQSNALAALALGHAVGLPFDAMLSALRAFAGLEHRCQWVRDVDGVGYYNDSKATNVGAALAAIEGLGADIDGKIVLIAGGDGKGAEFKDLRDPVAANCRAVILMGRDSDKIGAAIGDAVPLIRASSLVEAVTQCRAVAQPGDVVLLSPACASFDMFKNYEDRGHQFVRVVEELA; translated from the coding sequence GCGGCATGTCCCTGGTTCGCTTCCTGGCGAACCGGGGCGTTGCTTTTGCGGTGGCCGATACGCGGGAAAATCCACCTGAGCTGGCCACGTTGCGTCGTGACTATCCCCAGGTGGAAGTGCGTTGTGGCGAGCTGGATGTCGATTTCCTGTGCCGCGCCGACGAGCTCTACGTGAGCCCCGGCCTGGCCCTGGCGACTCCGGCCCTGCAGGCCGCTGCTGCCCGTGGCGTGAAATTGTCCGGCGACATCGAGCTGTTCGCGCGTAACGCGAAGGCGCCGATCGTTGCCATCAGCGGTTCCAACGCGAAAAGCACCGTGACCACTCTGGTGGGCGAGATGGCCGCCGCGGCGGGCAAACGCGTCGCTGTGGGCGGCAACCTGGGCACCCCGGCCCTGGACCTGCTCAGCGACGACGTCGAGCTGTACGTGATGGAACTGTCCAGCTTCCAGTTGGAAACCACCGATCAGTTGGGCGCCGAAGTGGCCACTGTGCTGAACATCAGCGAAGACCATATGGACCGCTACAGCGGCCTGCCGGCCTACCACCTGGCCAAGCACCGGATCTTCCGTGGCGCGCGGCAAGTGGTGGTCAATCGTCAGGACGCCCTGACCCGGCCGCTGCTCAGCGAGAATCTGCCGTGCTGGAGCTTCGGCCTGGGCAAGCCGGACTTCAAGGGCTTCGGCCTGCGGGAAGAGAACGGCGAGAAGTACCTGGCCTTTGAATTCCAGAATCTGCTGCCGGTGCGCGAACTGAAGATCCGCGGCGCCCACAACCAGTCCAACGCTCTTGCGGCCCTGGCCCTGGGTCATGCCGTGGGCTTGCCGTTCGACGCCATGCTGTCGGCCCTGCGCGCATTCGCCGGCCTTGAGCACCGTTGCCAGTGGGTGCGGGATGTGGATGGCGTGGGGTATTACAACGACTCCAAGGCCACCAACGTCGGCGCCGCATTGGCTGCCATCGAAGGCCTGGGGGCCGACATCGACGGCAAGATCGTGCTGATCGCTGGTGGTGATGGCAAGGGTGCTGAATTCAAGGACCTGCGTGATCCGGTTGCGGCCAACTGCCGCGCGGTGATCCTGATGGGCCGCGACTCCGACAAGATCGGCGCTGCCATCGGGGATGCCGTGCCGCTGATTCGTGCCAGCTCGCTGGTGGAGGCGGTAACGCAATGCCGCGCTGTCGCACAGCCAGGCGACGTGGTGCTGTTGTCGCCCGCCTGCGCCAGTTTCGACATGTTCAAGAATTACGAAGACCGTGGTCACCAGTTCGTCCGTGTCGTGGAGGAGCTGGCATGA